The Microtus ochrogaster isolate Prairie Vole_2 unplaced genomic scaffold, MicOch1.0 UNK3, whole genome shotgun sequence region CAGAGCCAACTGCCCCAAACACCAGCTGCCATAAATCGCAAGCCTTGATTCTTGTAAGTACATCTGTGAGCCAGTGAAGGGTTGACTGGTCCACAAAGGGCTACATGGGCAGCTGCTGCAGCCTGGTAGGCCTTTGATTCTTGCTAAGTGTTAGGGTAAGCTCAGACCCACCTGAGATTCATTCTGGGGCCCAGGACAAAGAACCAATTCTTACTTAAGGCAATAGTTCTTCTCTGGGTGTCTGTAGGGGTACAAGAGAGTGGACATCAGTGCGAGAGAATCCTCAGGATGGGTGTGGCATCATGGCAGCCCCATATCATTGGCCAAGGCAATTCACATAGCCAGGTGAGTAAGTCAACAGGATGGAAATTACCTTCTGCTTCTAGATGGGATTGCAAGATTACGTGACAAAGGCAGGCTTCTAATAGAAGTGAAGACTGGATACTTTTGCTGAAGAATGTAGGCCATTGATTTTATCtacaaagaagacaagaaaatcagTACAAGATAATGAATTAGAGATGAAGGAAATTCCTTGCCTTGAATAAGGTTTGGGGAATCTTATTATTCACTCTGCTATCTTACAAATCATGTTATACAGGAAGGAGCCACTCTTGCCTTCACTATATAGGGTCCCTCTGTAGAAGCCCTCTAGTTTTGATGACCTCATATTCTTTAGGCTTCTCATCTCCCTACCACCCCTATATGATTCTAGATATTGATGGTCCAAGGGATGGATTTCAGCAGTGTTGGGGGAAGTGGAAATAGACTGAGGTACAAtcaccatttcttttcctttggagtCAATCAGCTCCTGTCTTCCAAATGAGTGACTTCTAAATACATGACCATTACTGGGGAATTATTCCAAGGATGGGCATGGCTGACTGCGTGGTCAGTCCCTGGGGTCTCAGAAGGCAAACTGCTTAACTCCCATTTTCTCCGtggggaaaacaaaggaagagacaCTGGAGTGGGCAGGCTCTTGTTGATATATCCCAACATATGAGGTCAGAAAGGTCATCAGTGAGACATTCTGGGAAAAATATAAAGAGCTTAATTGATATCAGTCTTGATGAGTGTGATCTTTAAGCCTTCCCATTTCTTCTGAATTCAGAAAAGACCTATCTTTTCTTTAGAGGTGTGTGGGAGGGGTATATGAGCTGCTTTGGGTGTAGTggcatttaaattgtattttaataaatagagtgtgtgtgaagatctgagagtaaaacagccccactggtcagccttacagaccaggtaatggtaacacacacctttaatcccagtaaccatacTAGTTGCTATAGAAGCtgggtggtgcatacctttaatcccagccctagaggggattataaaacaggaggaaacaactCTCAACACACAATCTCATTCtaagattcttggaggcaggatcgccattttggaccgaggtcgaggtaagagccagtgactggctgctttgcttttcagatcttcaggttgaaccccaatttctctgagttttaattaatcatgcttcatttggaCCATAAGATATGAGTACGTGTAGGATGTACAACTTCCCGGGAGAGGCTTTACCCTGGCCTCTCTTTTATCCTTTCTGTTGTGGTTGTCATGGAAGAGCATGCCTAAAGAAGGGATCTCCATCATCAAGTCACAGAGTGATGATGGGGGCCGCTCTCCTGATGACATGTAACAGACTTACAACATGAAAGAGAAGTCAATCTTTGCTGGCCAAGTCACTCTTGAGGTGATTGTAACAGTACAGCTCTGCCTGAGCTGGCTGATATGGGACAGCTCAGAAGAGCCTCAAAGAATTTGGGATGACAAAGCTGTGACCTTGAAAATTCTGTCACTAACAAAAATTGACAAATGCTGAAATATACAAGCGATTATGCTTATGGGAAGATTGTAAATGTTATAAAGCCTAAGGGTGGAAAGCAATAGGAGGAGACAGCTGTGTCAACTTCTGGGGTCAATCAACACTTCTCCCAAGGGGTAtccatcaaacacacacatacacacacacacacacacacacacacacacacacacacactcatacactcatacacaaatgATAAGGAAATTAGAAACACAAGCGACAATTTGGATCCTGGGTGTAGGTGGTGACTGTGTCGTTTATTTGGGGTAGAGCGGTCAGGCCCCGGGTGTTTACAGGAAGTAGGAACACCACTTCTTCAGGCAGGTGGAGCTTTGGCGGGCTTCATGCTCCGTGGCCCCACAGCAACAAATGAGCCACTTCTGGAACTCTGCCTCGTTCTTGTGCATGAGAAGGAACTGTCCCAGCAGGATATAGGCCTGGGAAGAAGAACGTGTGGGAGAAAGATGGGGTTATCAGAATCCCACTCGGAAGTGCCTGCCCTCCTGCCACCATCGGTACTCAGTTGACAACCAAAGGTTGGGGTGTGGGTCAGATGCAAGGGGTTGGTTGTCAGGTCAACTCGTGACAAACCCTGGGGAAAGGTGAGGTCAAGTTAATTACATGTGTCTCTCAGACCTGGGCTAAAG contains the following coding sequences:
- the Banf2 gene encoding barrier-to-autointegration factor-like protein, giving the protein MEHMSPRLKTFLSEPFGEKDVAWVDGISYELAINLVTKGFDKAYILLGQFLLMHKNEAEFQKWLICCCGATEHEARQSSTCLKKWCSYFL